One region of Rhizobium sp. WYJ-E13 genomic DNA includes:
- a CDS encoding alpha/beta hydrolase — translation MTDNGYVHRLHAGAPGKPILFVLHGTGGDENQFFDFGRRLLPEATIVSPRGDVSEYGAARFFKRTGEGVYDLADLARATAKMTDYVRDLAATHDASEILGLGFSNGANILANILIEKGLFDAAALLHPLIPFRPRANPDLGGRRVLITAGQRDPISPVALTEALSDYFGAQQAEVLLEWHSGGHDIRPNEIEAIGKFFAEYA, via the coding sequence ATGACTGACAATGGTTATGTGCACCGGCTGCATGCCGGTGCGCCCGGCAAGCCCATCCTTTTCGTGCTTCACGGAACCGGCGGCGACGAGAACCAGTTCTTCGACTTCGGCAGGCGACTGCTGCCGGAAGCAACAATCGTTTCGCCGCGCGGCGATGTTTCCGAATATGGGGCAGCCCGTTTTTTCAAGCGCACGGGTGAAGGGGTCTATGACTTGGCCGACCTCGCGCGGGCGACTGCGAAGATGACTGACTATGTCCGGGATCTGGCGGCGACACACGACGCCTCCGAAATTCTCGGGCTCGGCTTCTCGAACGGCGCCAACATTCTGGCGAACATATTGATCGAAAAGGGCCTGTTCGACGCAGCAGCACTGCTCCATCCGCTCATCCCTTTTCGGCCGCGCGCCAATCCCGATCTCGGCGGTCGAAGGGTCTTGATCACGGCAGGCCAGCGCGACCCGATCTCCCCGGTCGCGTTGACCGAAGCGCTTTCCGACTATTTCGGGGCCCAGCAGGCGGAAGTGCTGTTGGAATGGCATTCGGGCGGTCACGATATCCGGCCGAATGAAATAGAGGCGATCGGTAAATTCTTTGCGGAATATGCCTGA
- a CDS encoding VOC family protein, with amino-acid sequence MLDQIKGLHHVTSMAEDARTNNQFFTNALGLRRVKKTVNFDAPDVYHLYYGDETGSPGTIMTYFPFPKMPQGRPGTGEVGTTVYSVPQGSLGFWSDRLTKLNVGGLKAEETFGEKRLNFAGPDGDGFALVEVKDDTRAPWTHGGISEDQAIRGFHSVAMRLKDDGATAELLKFMGYEVQEEQDGVKRFVIPGGNGAHLVDLETMPNIARALPGAGSVHHVAFAVENREKQLEVRKALMDTGYQVTPVIDRDYFWAIYFRTPGGVLFEIATNEPGFDRDEDTAHLGEALKLPQQHAHLRALIEQHLQPLEA; translated from the coding sequence ATGCTCGATCAAATCAAGGGTCTGCACCACGTCACATCGATGGCGGAGGACGCCCGCACCAACAACCAGTTCTTCACCAATGCGCTGGGCCTGCGCCGCGTCAAGAAGACCGTCAATTTCGACGCTCCCGACGTGTATCACCTCTATTACGGCGACGAGACCGGTTCTCCGGGCACGATCATGACCTACTTCCCGTTCCCGAAGATGCCGCAGGGGCGCCCGGGTACCGGTGAAGTCGGCACTACGGTCTACTCGGTTCCGCAGGGCTCGCTCGGGTTCTGGAGCGATCGGCTGACGAAACTCAATGTCGGCGGTTTGAAAGCCGAGGAAACCTTCGGTGAAAAGCGCCTGAATTTTGCTGGCCCTGACGGGGATGGTTTCGCGCTCGTCGAAGTCAAGGACGATACCCGCGCTCCCTGGACACATGGCGGCATCAGCGAGGATCAGGCTATCAGAGGCTTCCACTCGGTCGCCATGCGGCTGAAGGATGATGGCGCCACCGCCGAACTCCTGAAGTTCATGGGTTATGAGGTTCAGGAGGAACAAGACGGGGTCAAGCGGTTCGTCATTCCCGGCGGCAACGGTGCGCATCTCGTCGATCTCGAAACCATGCCCAATATCGCTCGTGCGCTCCCGGGCGCCGGTTCTGTCCACCATGTCGCCTTCGCCGTCGAAAACCGCGAAAAGCAGCTCGAGGTGCGCAAGGCGCTGATGGATACGGGCTATCAGGTCACCCCGGTCATTGATCGCGATTACTTCTGGGCGATCTATTTCCGCACGCCCGGCGGCGTGTTGTTCGAGATCGCAACCAACGAACCAGGTTTCGACCGCGACGAGGATACGGCTCATCTCGGCGAGGCGTTGAAGTTGCCGCAACAGCATGCTCATCTGCGCGCCCTTATCGAGCAGCATCTGCAGCCACTTGAAGCCTAA
- a CDS encoding polysaccharide biosynthesis tyrosine autokinase: MLSPEKAIPNSDYEPTGDTQEEFIDFEKLFSIARRQWLVVAVSVFVFLLFGIAYLLTAVPQFTATTSVLIDRGNSEILNQLANMGVQVDDDGAILSEVELFKSDTVGLAVVDKLNLLDNPVFMSAPPSLSRMIRSAVDFRRWFSDDGGGAVDQDLRRIKAATNVANNMDVERTGKSYALSISYTSTSPELAANIADSIANAYLLDKLNSKYDATRRASDWLQKRIDELRQKALDSDLAVQKFRSEHGLVAVSTNGSSLLLSDQQLTELNSALITAQSDTAKAQARYDRVKAIIDSGKTDAIVTDVLDSSISNDLRKKYLEASKFESELEARLGPDHIQAVRLRGEMAEYKRLMFEELNRIAESYQSELEVAQTREKSLADSVAHATGISSAANETQVQLRELERNADTYKNLYQTFLTRFQEATQQQSFPITESRIITKAQIPTRPSSPKKPLIIALAIFAGAAFGGGIGAYREFRDRFFRTGEQVRDELGMEYIGHVPLMSETELAPPPATSGSPRDLSDVSLATRYVVNHPLSAFAETLRSAKLAVDMANPGKRCKIIGIISSLPGEGKSTVSINFAQLLAMQGSRTLLVDGDLRNPGATRAIGRHAENGIIETLLDKKPIRDSVLVDSKTKLAFVAAVVKRRIPHSSDLLSSPLMANLLEEMSGFFDYIVIDLPPLGPVVDAKAVGPMLDASLAVIEWGHTSRRVVRSTFGSHPELIQKCLGVILNKVDTAKLKLYHSYGSGEYYYSRYSAYYHEA; encoded by the coding sequence TTGCTCTCGCCCGAAAAAGCGATTCCGAACAGCGATTACGAACCGACCGGCGACACTCAGGAAGAGTTTATCGATTTCGAAAAACTGTTCTCGATCGCACGGCGGCAATGGCTGGTTGTGGCGGTTTCGGTATTCGTCTTCCTGCTATTTGGCATCGCCTATCTTCTCACCGCCGTCCCGCAATTTACTGCGACGACAAGCGTGCTGATCGATCGCGGTAACAGCGAGATTTTGAATCAACTGGCGAATATGGGCGTTCAAGTTGATGATGATGGCGCTATTCTGAGCGAAGTCGAGCTTTTTAAATCTGACACGGTTGGACTAGCCGTCGTTGATAAACTCAACTTGCTCGATAACCCGGTTTTCATGTCGGCCCCACCGTCGCTTTCACGCATGATAAGATCAGCGGTCGATTTTCGACGATGGTTTTCGGACGACGGCGGCGGCGCCGTTGATCAAGACCTGCGACGCATAAAAGCTGCCACCAACGTCGCAAACAACATGGATGTTGAAAGGACGGGCAAATCCTACGCCCTGTCGATCAGTTATACATCAACTTCACCAGAACTCGCAGCCAATATCGCTGATTCGATTGCGAATGCGTATCTTCTGGATAAGCTGAATTCAAAGTACGATGCGACCAGAAGAGCCAGTGATTGGTTACAGAAACGAATTGATGAACTCAGACAAAAAGCGCTGGATTCAGATCTGGCCGTTCAGAAATTCCGGTCCGAGCATGGGCTTGTCGCTGTGTCGACAAATGGCAGTTCATTGCTGCTCAGCGATCAACAGTTAACCGAACTCAACAGTGCCCTCATAACGGCGCAGTCGGATACTGCGAAGGCCCAGGCAAGATATGACCGCGTGAAGGCAATCATTGACTCTGGCAAAACGGACGCAATCGTCACTGATGTGCTGGATAGTTCCATCTCGAACGACCTTCGCAAAAAGTATCTCGAAGCTTCCAAGTTCGAATCGGAACTGGAGGCGCGTCTTGGCCCAGACCATATACAGGCGGTAAGATTGCGCGGTGAGATGGCGGAATACAAACGGCTGATGTTCGAAGAGCTGAATCGCATCGCCGAGAGTTACCAGAGCGAACTGGAAGTAGCCCAAACACGCGAGAAATCGTTAGCAGACAGCGTGGCGCATGCGACAGGCATTTCCAGTGCAGCGAACGAAACACAGGTGCAGCTACGCGAACTGGAGCGCAACGCGGATACATATAAGAACCTCTACCAGACGTTCTTGACACGTTTCCAGGAAGCAACTCAGCAGCAGTCATTCCCAATCACTGAATCTCGCATCATCACGAAGGCCCAAATTCCCACGCGTCCAAGCTCTCCGAAGAAGCCTTTGATAATCGCACTGGCGATCTTCGCTGGGGCAGCGTTTGGAGGCGGCATCGGGGCCTATCGAGAATTCCGTGACAGGTTCTTCCGCACGGGTGAGCAGGTCAGAGATGAGCTGGGTATGGAGTATATAGGCCATGTTCCGCTCATGTCTGAGACAGAGCTCGCCCCCCCGCCTGCCACTTCCGGCTCTCCACGCGACTTGAGCGATGTGAGTTTAGCGACGCGGTATGTAGTCAATCATCCACTTTCGGCCTTCGCCGAAACGCTCAGAAGCGCCAAGCTTGCTGTCGATATGGCCAACCCCGGGAAGAGGTGCAAAATCATCGGCATCATTTCGAGCTTGCCCGGCGAGGGAAAATCGACCGTTTCGATCAATTTCGCGCAACTGTTGGCGATGCAGGGATCTCGGACGCTTCTAGTAGATGGCGACCTGCGCAACCCCGGCGCAACCCGCGCAATAGGCAGGCATGCCGAAAACGGGATTATCGAAACGCTTCTCGATAAAAAACCAATCAGAGATTCAGTCCTTGTCGACAGCAAGACGAAGCTCGCCTTTGTCGCAGCGGTTGTCAAACGCCGCATTCCTCACTCATCTGACTTGCTGTCGTCGCCACTAATGGCAAACCTCCTAGAGGAGATGAGCGGCTTTTTCGATTATATCGTGATCGACCTGCCACCGCTTGGCCCTGTGGTGGATGCCAAGGCTGTTGGGCCGATGCTTGACGCGTCGCTCGCCGTCATCGAATGGGGCCATACGTCCCGACGGGTCGTTCGATCGACGTTCGGCAGCCACCCGGAATTGATACAGAAATGCCTTGGCGTAATACTGAACAAAGTCGATACGGCCAAACTGAAACTCTACCATTCATATGGCTCAGGCGAGTACTACTACAGCCGTTACTCGGCCTACTACCACGAAGCGTAA
- the ung gene encoding uracil-DNA glycosylase, which translates to MNETSVTLEESWKAALAGEFASPYMQQLKTFLLEQKELGRRIFPKGSEYFRALDLTPLAKVKVVILGQDPYHGVGQAHGLCFSVRPGVRIPPSLVNIYKEMETDLGILPARHGFLEHWAQQGVLLLNSVLTVEEAQAASHQGKGWERFTDAVIRKVNDECDAAVFMLWGSYAQKKAAFVDARRHLVLKAPHPSPLSAHNGFFGSRHFSKANAFLQSHGREPIDWQLPTNP; encoded by the coding sequence GTGAACGAGACGTCGGTTACTCTAGAAGAGAGCTGGAAGGCGGCTCTCGCCGGTGAGTTCGCAAGTCCTTATATGCAGCAGCTTAAGACCTTCCTGCTGGAGCAGAAGGAACTCGGACGGCGGATTTTCCCCAAGGGCAGTGAATATTTCCGCGCGCTCGACCTGACCCCGCTTGCGAAGGTCAAGGTCGTGATCCTTGGACAGGATCCGTATCACGGTGTGGGGCAGGCACATGGGCTGTGTTTCAGTGTGCGGCCTGGCGTGCGCATTCCACCGTCGCTCGTCAACATCTATAAGGAAATGGAGACGGATCTCGGCATTCTGCCGGCGCGGCACGGCTTCCTGGAACATTGGGCTCAGCAGGGAGTGCTGCTGCTCAACAGCGTGCTGACTGTGGAGGAGGCGCAGGCTGCCTCGCATCAGGGCAAGGGCTGGGAGCGGTTTACCGACGCCGTTATTCGCAAGGTGAACGATGAGTGCGACGCTGCCGTTTTCATGCTCTGGGGTTCTTACGCTCAAAAGAAGGCGGCTTTTGTCGATGCAAGGCGGCATTTGGTGCTGAAGGCGCCGCATCCGTCGCCGCTTTCGGCCCATAACGGTTTTTTCGGATCTCGGCATTTCTCCAAGGCGAATGCATTTCTGCAATCGCACGGTCGGGAGCCGATCGACTGGCAGCTTCCCACCAATCCATGA
- a CDS encoding phosphomannomutase, translated as MKFGTSGLRGLSADLKGRSSALYATAFGKYLLQSKKAEQGDVILIGRDYRDSSPEIAGNCAGALSSLGFKILDCGTVPTPALALYGIERKAACLMITGSHIPADRNGIKFYRPDGEIDKADEAAITRFAAEIEASGEAVVSAPATCEDHSAPCLQFFFERNTALLPEAALAGMKIGVYQHSTVARDLMVDILAYYGAEVVALGRSETFIPVDTEAVSEETIALLKGWASTRGLDAIVSTDGDGDRPLVADETGMPLRGDLLGLIAANFLGAGIVVTPVTSNSGIEAAGPFSVIRTRVGSPFVIAGMEEAVAAGKDLVMGFEANGGMLTATPFDINGRNVRALPTRDCFLPMLATLSLAAIRREPLSAVAASYKLPFAAADRLENFPVETSAALMNYLRASDANLAEFLHPIGEVGSKSDIDGLRVTLRDGRIIHFRPSGNAPEMRCYVEAEGETAASDLLNAGLTRIKRWAEAR; from the coding sequence ATGAAGTTTGGGACAAGCGGCCTTCGCGGTCTGTCAGCGGATCTCAAAGGACGCTCATCGGCGCTCTATGCCACGGCTTTCGGCAAATATTTGCTACAGAGCAAGAAAGCAGAACAGGGCGATGTCATCCTGATCGGGCGTGACTACCGCGACTCCAGCCCGGAGATCGCCGGCAATTGCGCCGGTGCACTGTCAAGCCTCGGATTCAAGATTCTCGACTGCGGTACCGTTCCGACGCCGGCACTTGCACTTTATGGCATCGAGAGAAAGGCCGCATGCCTGATGATAACGGGTTCGCACATTCCAGCGGACCGCAACGGCATCAAGTTCTACCGTCCTGACGGCGAGATCGACAAAGCAGACGAAGCTGCCATTACCCGGTTTGCTGCCGAAATCGAAGCCTCCGGCGAAGCTGTCGTCAGCGCGCCCGCCACCTGCGAGGATCACTCTGCGCCGTGCCTGCAGTTCTTCTTCGAGCGCAATACGGCCCTCTTGCCTGAAGCCGCACTAGCCGGCATGAAGATCGGCGTCTATCAGCACAGCACCGTCGCCCGAGACCTGATGGTCGATATCCTCGCCTATTACGGTGCCGAGGTCGTCGCCCTTGGTCGGTCCGAAACCTTCATTCCCGTCGACACCGAAGCCGTTTCCGAAGAGACGATCGCCCTCCTGAAGGGCTGGGCTTCAACGCGTGGCCTTGATGCGATTGTTTCCACCGATGGCGATGGCGATCGTCCACTGGTTGCCGACGAGACCGGAATGCCGTTGCGCGGCGATCTTCTCGGGTTGATCGCGGCCAACTTCCTGGGCGCCGGGATCGTCGTCACGCCAGTCACCTCCAATTCCGGCATTGAAGCGGCCGGGCCCTTCAGCGTCATCCGCACTCGCGTCGGCTCCCCTTTCGTGATTGCCGGCATGGAAGAAGCGGTTGCCGCTGGCAAGGATCTCGTCATGGGCTTCGAGGCGAATGGTGGGATGCTGACGGCAACGCCTTTCGATATTAACGGCCGTAACGTGCGGGCATTGCCGACACGTGATTGTTTCCTGCCGATGCTGGCGACGCTTTCGCTTGCTGCGATCCGCAGGGAGCCGCTTTCGGCCGTTGCAGCCTCCTATAAGCTGCCCTTCGCCGCGGCCGACCGCCTTGAGAATTTCCCGGTCGAAACCAGCGCAGCCTTGATGAACTACCTGCGAGCATCCGATGCCAATCTTGCGGAGTTCCTGCACCCTATCGGGGAAGTTGGCTCGAAAAGCGATATTGACGGTTTGCGCGTGACGCTGCGTGATGGCCGCATCATACATTTCCGTCCGTCCGGCAACGCGCCGGAAATGCGGTGTTACGTAGAAGCCGAGGGCGAGACAGCCGCCTCAGACCTATTGAACGCCGGACTAACCCGAATTAAGCGCTGGGCAGAAGCCCGCTAA
- a CDS encoding mannose-1-phosphate guanylyltransferase/mannose-6-phosphate isomerase, which produces MTQKIIPVIMAGGKGTRLWPLSRATAPKQFIQFVGDRTLFQETLVRVANPALYEAPIVVTNEDFRFLVAEQARELDIKPAAVLLEPVARNTAAAVAAAATLASEHFGKDAIIQMLASDHEILADETYFDAIGAARDAAAKGKLVTFGITPTEPATGYGYIEAGKQVSAGTHEVKRFVEKPVREKAEEMLAAGGFYWNSGIFMFPVTELLSEMQDYAPDVLKAASKAVSGATRDLDFTRLDAEEFAKSPDISIDYAIMEKTSKAVVVPSAFKWSDLGSWDAIWKTGVQDENGNIAAANTTVVNTRNSLVMTHGVHLAVQGMDDVAVIASEDAVYVGPLKESQQVGNLVKLLAGQKKTSKLTETHPTSYRPWGGYTSIFNGDRFQVKRIFVTPGKKLSLQRHHHRSEHWVVVKGTAEVTIGENVQMLRENESVYIPLGEVHRLANPGKIVLELIEVQTGSYLGEDDIIRIVDEFGRS; this is translated from the coding sequence ATGACACAGAAAATCATCCCCGTGATCATGGCTGGTGGCAAGGGAACGCGCCTTTGGCCGCTCTCGCGTGCAACCGCGCCGAAGCAATTCATCCAATTCGTTGGGGATAGGACGCTGTTTCAGGAGACTTTGGTCCGCGTTGCCAATCCGGCCCTTTACGAGGCCCCCATCGTCGTAACGAATGAGGATTTTCGCTTCCTCGTTGCAGAACAGGCCCGCGAACTCGATATTAAGCCTGCCGCCGTCTTGCTGGAGCCTGTTGCCCGCAACACTGCTGCGGCAGTGGCAGCAGCAGCAACTCTGGCCTCCGAGCATTTCGGCAAAGACGCCATTATCCAGATGCTGGCATCTGATCACGAGATTCTTGCTGATGAAACCTATTTCGACGCCATCGGCGCGGCACGGGATGCAGCAGCCAAGGGCAAGCTTGTTACCTTCGGCATAACGCCGACCGAACCGGCGACCGGTTATGGTTATATAGAGGCCGGCAAGCAAGTTTCGGCCGGCACGCACGAGGTCAAGCGCTTTGTTGAAAAGCCAGTTCGCGAAAAAGCCGAGGAAATGTTGGCCGCCGGTGGTTTCTACTGGAATTCCGGCATCTTCATGTTCCCGGTCACTGAGCTGCTTTCCGAAATGCAGGACTATGCACCGGATGTTCTGAAGGCAGCCAGCAAGGCTGTTTCCGGAGCGACACGTGACCTGGACTTTACACGTCTCGACGCAGAGGAATTCGCGAAAAGTCCTGACATCTCCATCGATTACGCAATCATGGAAAAGACGTCCAAGGCTGTGGTCGTGCCGTCCGCCTTCAAATGGTCGGATCTGGGCAGTTGGGATGCGATATGGAAGACCGGCGTTCAGGACGAAAACGGGAACATTGCCGCTGCCAACACGACTGTTGTCAACACCCGCAACTCGCTCGTCATGACCCATGGCGTGCATCTCGCCGTTCAGGGCATGGACGATGTCGCAGTCATTGCCAGCGAGGATGCGGTCTATGTCGGTCCGCTGAAGGAAAGCCAGCAAGTCGGCAACCTCGTCAAGCTGCTTGCCGGCCAGAAGAAGACGTCGAAGCTGACGGAGACGCACCCCACCTCCTATCGTCCCTGGGGTGGCTACACGTCAATCTTCAACGGCGACCGCTTCCAGGTGAAGCGCATCTTCGTGACACCCGGCAAAAAACTGTCGCTACAAAGGCACCACCACCGCTCCGAGCACTGGGTTGTCGTGAAGGGAACGGCAGAAGTTACGATCGGAGAGAACGTGCAGATGCTGCGCGAAAACGAATCAGTCTATATCCCGCTCGGCGAGGTCCATCGTCTCGCGAATCCCGGCAAAATTGTCCTGGAACTCATCGAAGTCCAGACCGGCTCCTACCTCGGCGAAGACGACATTATTCGCATTGTCGACGAATTTGGTCGCTCTTAA